The Fructilactobacillus myrtifloralis genome segment GACAGCGATCACGATTGATTTGACCGTGGTCCACTTTGCCCTCACGGCACTCTTCCTCTTCATGATTGTGATGCAGATAAAAAGCTTTTTGAAGATTATCATTGCGGGCTTAGCAGCCGTATTGGCAATCTTCTTCCTTGTGACAACGAAGTCCACGTTAGGACTAGTATTTGCGACGCTGGTGGCTTCATTCGTCGGCTTTTTAGCAGACAATTACCTCACGAAGCAACAGAAGAAGAGTCGGCTGGTTAAAATGTTTAAGAACCCAGCCGGAACCCCTAAAGAGTAAGCGGAAGGACGAAGATTATGGAATGGAACGGAATGCAACACTTTCTGTTAGTGATACTATGTTTCTTTGTGGCATTAGTCCCGCGGTTTGTCCCTTTATTTTTCTTTCGAAAACGGCAAATTCCCAAGTGGTTTAACGAGTGGATGGAGTTTGTGCCAATCTGTTTGTTTACCTCGTTAGTTGTGAAGGACCTCTTTATTACCAAGAACTATACCTTTTCCGTGGCCGGTTCGTTACCAGAGCTGATTGCAAGCGTTGTGGTTATCGCGGTGGCGTTTTGGACCCGGTCGATGGCCCTCTCGGTAATTATCGGGTTGGGACTGGTCTTTGCGTTAACGTTTGCGCTCTAGATCAGTAATTAGCAAAATAAAGCAAATAAAAAAAGAGCTGAATGTCATTCAGCTCTTTTTAATTTGGTTTAGTTGTCGTGGTGGTCAGCCATGTAATCACGAGTCATTGGGAGCGATGCTCCGGATGGTCCCTTCGTGATGAGGTACTGCATGACATCGATGTTGCCAGATTTAAAGGAAGCGGCACAGGCTTGCAGGTAGAGATCCCACATGCGAACAAATTGTTCGTCAAACATTTCGGTTACTTCAGAGCGAACGCGGTTAAAGTTCTTATCCCATTCTTCCAAAGTCCGTTGGTAGTGTCTCCGCAACGATTCTAAGTCATAAACCTGCATCCGGTTGTCGACAATGTGTTGGATGTTTTCGGTTAAACCAGGAACGTAGCCACCAGGGAAGATCCACTTGTTAATCCACCCGTTGACCGCGCCACCTTGTTGCCGCGTAATTCCATGGATCAGAGCGCTCCCGTTGTCTTTAAGGTGGGTGCTAACCGTTTTGAAGTACTCATCGAGATTTTCCTTTCCAACGTGTTCAAACATCCCAACGGAAGTGATGTAGTCGAACTGTTCATCCTTTGGCAGTTCACGGTAATCCTGAAGCCGGACGTCGGCAAGGTTTTCCAAGCCGTATTTTTTGATTTGAGCCTGGACGTAGTCATATTGTTCCTGACTTAACGTTACCCCAGTTACCCGTAGGTTGTATTGCTTAGCAGCCGTTAGCATCAAGGTTCCCCAGCCACAGCCAATGTCTAGGAGGGTGTGACCCGGTTGAGGGTTCAGCTTTTGGATAATGTGGTGAATCTTGTTTTCCTGGGCTTGGTACAGTGAATCGGTCGGTTTTTCAAAGTAGGCACAGGAGTAAGTCATCGTCTTATCTAGCCAGAGTCGGTAGAAGTCGTTTCCGATGTCATAGTGATCCTGGACGTCCTTCTTACTTTCCGATTCAGAGTGGGAAGCATGGGGCAAGAACTTGATAAACTTTTTATTGCGGAAAAAGCTATCGGCAGCTTCATAGGCCGAGGTAATGAGATCCTCTAGGTTCCCATCGACGTCTACCGTTCCGTTCATGTAAGCTTCACCGAGCGCAATCGATGCATTCTTTTTTAGCTCGCGGATGGGAATGGGCTTATTAATCGTAATGTGAGCTTTGGGGGTCCCATTCCCGTACTTCTTTGTTTTACCGTCCCAAAAAGTAACTTCAATTGGTTCGGCAAAACTGCGTTTCAAAAATTCGTTGTAAAACATTTTCTCTAACATGGTTTAACCTCGCTTTTCCGTGTGAAATACATTCCCATTATATGCTTTTTTCTTTTTTTCCGTAACCAATGTGGCAATCGGAAATCAAATTCGTATCTATGATATAATGAACCTCGAATCTAAAGGAAGTTTATGGAGGTAATTAGCATGAAGAAATGGATTTGGGCGCTTATCGCGGTTGTGATTATTGCCGTTGGTGGGGGCTGGTATTATGCAGCTCACACGAACA includes the following:
- a CDS encoding AzlD domain-containing protein codes for the protein MEWNGMQHFLLVILCFFVALVPRFVPLFFFRKRQIPKWFNEWMEFVPICLFTSLVVKDLFITKNYTFSVAGSLPELIASVVVIAVAFWTRSMALSVIIGLGLVFALTFAL
- a CDS encoding SAM-dependent methyltransferase; translation: MLEKMFYNEFLKRSFAEPIEVTFWDGKTKKYGNGTPKAHITINKPIPIRELKKNASIALGEAYMNGTVDVDGNLEDLITSAYEAADSFFRNKKFIKFLPHASHSESESKKDVQDHYDIGNDFYRLWLDKTMTYSCAYFEKPTDSLYQAQENKIHHIIQKLNPQPGHTLLDIGCGWGTLMLTAAKQYNLRVTGVTLSQEQYDYVQAQIKKYGLENLADVRLQDYRELPKDEQFDYITSVGMFEHVGKENLDEYFKTVSTHLKDNGSALIHGITRQQGGAVNGWINKWIFPGGYVPGLTENIQHIVDNRMQVYDLESLRRHYQRTLEEWDKNFNRVRSEVTEMFDEQFVRMWDLYLQACAASFKSGNIDVMQYLITKGPSGASLPMTRDYMADHHDN